One Leopardus geoffroyi isolate Oge1 chromosome C1, O.geoffroyi_Oge1_pat1.0, whole genome shotgun sequence DNA segment encodes these proteins:
- the VAMP3 gene encoding vesicle-associated membrane protein 3 has product MSTGAPAGSSAASGSNRRLQQTQNQVDEVVDIMRVNVDKVLERDQKLSELDDRADALQAGASQFETSAAKLKRKYWWKNCKMWAIGIVVVVVIIIIIIVWNVSP; this is encoded by the exons GTCTACAGGTGCACCTGCAGGTTCGAGTGCTGCCTCTGGCAGTAACCGAAGACTTCAGCAGACACAAAATCAAGTGGATGAG GTGGTGGACATCATGAGAGTCAACGTGGATAAGGTATTGGAAAGAGATCAGAAGCTCTCGGAATTAGATGATCGTGCAGACGCACTGCAGGCTGGAGCTTCCCAATTTGAAACAAGTGCCGCCAAGCTGAAGAGAAAATACTGGTGGAAGAATTGCAAG ATGTGGGCGATAGGGATTGTCGTCGtggtcgtcatcatcatcatcatcatcg TGTGGAACGTGTCCCCATGA